From Veillonellaceae bacterium, a single genomic window includes:
- a CDS encoding ferrous iron transporter B: MSGKIQPMTLSDIYAEANKLRLSSGNRLGDTIVSDIYSNAEQIASKVVTHKTDSRSAWDAKLDDILTSRLFGYPIMLLLLSAIFWITIEGANIPSEMIAGVLFAFQDQLSEWFMLAGAPDWLHGVLVLGLYRALAWVISVMLPPMAIFFPLFTLLEDLGYLPRVAFNMDNMFKKCKACGKQILTMCMGFGCNAAGVVACRIIDSPRERLIALLTNNFVPCNGRFPTLIAIATIFMGGVVAAEFSTITVSLVITATVLIGIAVTFAVSWGLSHTILKGEPSSLVLELPPYRLPQVGAVIYRSVIDRTLFVLRRAVIMAAPAGAITWILGNVYIGDMSIISHLASFLQPLGYAIGLDGFILLAFILGLPANEIVVPILLMSYLATGQMVEFDSIEELRQILLAHGWTWLTAVCTMLFCLLHWPCTTTLLSAYKESGSVRWTLLAFLIPTVIAFTVCFVVAQSARLLGVA, from the coding sequence ATGAGCGGAAAGATTCAGCCAATGACATTATCAGATATTTATGCTGAGGCGAATAAACTTCGCCTCAGCTCTGGCAATAGGCTTGGTGACACTATTGTATCCGATATTTATTCAAACGCGGAACAGATAGCAAGCAAAGTAGTGACCCACAAAACTGATAGTAGATCTGCTTGGGATGCAAAGCTAGATGATATACTCACTTCCCGCTTATTCGGATATCCTATTATGCTTCTCCTTCTCAGTGCCATTTTTTGGATCACTATTGAAGGGGCAAATATACCCTCTGAAATGATTGCTGGAGTCCTGTTTGCATTCCAAGACCAACTCTCTGAATGGTTTATGCTTGCCGGAGCACCTGACTGGCTGCATGGTGTTTTGGTACTAGGCCTTTATAGAGCTTTGGCCTGGGTTATATCAGTTATGCTGCCGCCTATGGCAATATTCTTCCCGTTATTTACCTTGTTAGAAGACTTGGGCTATTTACCAAGAGTCGCATTCAATATGGATAATATGTTTAAAAAATGTAAAGCTTGCGGTAAGCAAATACTGACCATGTGTATGGGGTTTGGTTGTAACGCTGCCGGAGTTGTCGCCTGCCGAATCATCGACTCACCGCGTGAAAGGTTAATCGCGCTGTTGACCAATAACTTTGTTCCCTGTAATGGGCGTTTTCCGACCCTCATCGCAATTGCAACAATTTTTATGGGCGGAGTAGTTGCAGCCGAATTTTCAACCATTACCGTTTCACTGGTTATAACAGCTACCGTACTAATTGGAATTGCAGTAACTTTTGCGGTTTCATGGGGTCTTTCGCACACTATATTAAAAGGGGAGCCTTCGTCCCTGGTTTTAGAATTGCCGCCATATCGTCTGCCGCAAGTAGGAGCGGTTATCTATCGCTCAGTCATTGACCGTACGCTATTCGTATTAAGGCGTGCAGTGATAATGGCAGCTCCAGCCGGAGCTATAACTTGGATATTAGGTAATGTCTACATAGGAGATATGAGCATCATCAGTCACCTGGCAAGTTTTTTGCAACCGCTTGGTTATGCAATTGGTTTGGATGGATTCATTCTCCTGGCATTCATTCTTGGCCTGCCGGCCAATGAAATCGTAGTTCCCATTCTTCTTATGAGCTATCTAGCAACAGGGCAAATGGTGGAATTTGATAGTATTGAGGAACTTCGCCAAATACTACTGGCTCATGGCTGGACTTGGCTAACTGCTGTATGTACAATGCTTTTCTGCCTTCTCCACTGGCCTTGTACAACCACGCTTCTATCAGCCTATAAAGAATCAGGAAGTGTTAGGTGGACCTTACTGGCTTTCCTAATTCCTACTGTGATTGCTTTTACAGTCTGTTTTGTAGTAGCTCAATCTGCAAGATTATTAGGTGTTGCTTAA
- a CDS encoding ferrous iron transport protein A, with product MYMIEKQPSLADLMIGRTCKISSVELEGLLRRRILDLGIIPGTQVQCIRKSPSGDPIAFKVRDTIIALRSDDASLIKVYPM from the coding sequence ATGTATATGATTGAAAAACAACCATCTTTGGCAGATTTGATGATTGGAAGAACATGCAAAATATCATCCGTAGAGCTTGAGGGTTTGCTTAGAAGGCGCATTTTGGACCTTGGGATTATTCCTGGGACTCAGGTACAGTGCATCCGTAAAAGCCCATCTGGCGATCCGATCGCGTTCAAAGTGCGTGATACTATTATAGCGCTACGTAGCGATGATGCCAGCTTGATTAAAGTATATCCCATGTAA